Proteins found in one Arachis stenosperma cultivar V10309 chromosome 8, arast.V10309.gnm1.PFL2, whole genome shotgun sequence genomic segment:
- the LOC130944985 gene encoding uncharacterized protein LOC130944985 isoform X1 yields the protein MLEAMESSMNGGVPQLQSYGDSSEEELSVLPRHTKVVVTGNNRTKSVLIGLQGVVKKAVGLGGWHWLVLTNGIEVKLQRNALSVIEAPTGNEEDNDLEFENLSWNGSDMASDDRRKSHKSRHRMHRSLGSSHKTMSRSLSGDSLSKGSSASTPNGSTKVYLSKLEMAALWRYWRHFNLVDAVPNPSKEQLVDVVQRHFMSQQMDELQVIVGFVQAAKRLKTVCD from the exons atgcttgaagCAATGGAAAGTTCCATGAACGGAGGCGTCCCGCAGTTACAGAGCTATGGAGATAGCAGTGAGGAGGAGCTCTCGGTGCTTCCTCGTCACACGAAAGTGGTGGTTACCGGAAATAACCGCACGAAATCGGTGCTCATTGGTCTCCAAGGCGTGGTCAAGAAGGCCGTTGGACTAGGCGGTTGGCATTGGCTG GTTCTTACAAATGGCATTGAAGTGAAGCTACAGCGGAATGCTCTTAGTGTGATTGAAGCACCCACTGGCAATGAGGAAGATAATGACCTTGAATTTGAAAACTTGTCCTGGAATGGATCAGATATGG CATCCGACGACAGACGTAAGTCCCATAAATCGAGGCACAGAATGCATAGATCATTGGGATCATCACATAAGACTATGAGTAGGTCCTTGTCTGGTGATTCACTGTCTAAGGGTTCTTCTGCTTCTACGCCGAATGGGTCCACG AAGGTTTATTTAAGTAAGCTGGAGATGGCTGCATTGTGGAGATATTGGCGACATTTTAATCTG GTGGATGCCGTCCCAAACCCATCAAAAGAGCAGCTGGTAGACGTTGTTCAGAGGCATTTCATGTCACAG CAAATGGACGAGTTGCAGGTCATTGTGGGATTTGTTCAAGCTGCAAAGAGGCTCAAGACTGTGTGCGATTGA
- the LOC130944985 gene encoding uncharacterized protein LOC130944985 isoform X2, with translation MLEAMESSMNGGVPQLQSYGDSSEEELSVLPRHTKVVVTGNNRTKSVLIGLQGVVKKAVGLGGWHWLVLTNGIEVKLQRNALSVIEAPTGNEEDNDLEFENLSWNGSDMASDDRRKSHKSRHRMHRSLGSSHKTMSRSLSGDSLSKGSSASTPNGSTVYLSKLEMAALWRYWRHFNLVDAVPNPSKEQLVDVVQRHFMSQQMDELQVIVGFVQAAKRLKTVCD, from the exons atgcttgaagCAATGGAAAGTTCCATGAACGGAGGCGTCCCGCAGTTACAGAGCTATGGAGATAGCAGTGAGGAGGAGCTCTCGGTGCTTCCTCGTCACACGAAAGTGGTGGTTACCGGAAATAACCGCACGAAATCGGTGCTCATTGGTCTCCAAGGCGTGGTCAAGAAGGCCGTTGGACTAGGCGGTTGGCATTGGCTG GTTCTTACAAATGGCATTGAAGTGAAGCTACAGCGGAATGCTCTTAGTGTGATTGAAGCACCCACTGGCAATGAGGAAGATAATGACCTTGAATTTGAAAACTTGTCCTGGAATGGATCAGATATGG CATCCGACGACAGACGTAAGTCCCATAAATCGAGGCACAGAATGCATAGATCATTGGGATCATCACATAAGACTATGAGTAGGTCCTTGTCTGGTGATTCACTGTCTAAGGGTTCTTCTGCTTCTACGCCGAATGGGTCCACG GTTTATTTAAGTAAGCTGGAGATGGCTGCATTGTGGAGATATTGGCGACATTTTAATCTG GTGGATGCCGTCCCAAACCCATCAAAAGAGCAGCTGGTAGACGTTGTTCAGAGGCATTTCATGTCACAG CAAATGGACGAGTTGCAGGTCATTGTGGGATTTGTTCAAGCTGCAAAGAGGCTCAAGACTGTGTGCGATTGA